The Montipora foliosa isolate CH-2021 chromosome 1, ASM3666993v2, whole genome shotgun sequence genome has a window encoding:
- the LOC138012976 gene encoding uncharacterized protein, translated as MFEQDFADHKGTPAKSLSMDDRKFLKIVKDGIHRTDDGHYELPLPLRDEAISLPDNKEVALRRLNQLKKRFASDEQYREDYVKFMNEVINKGYAEAVPAENATNRAKKNIWYIPHHGLYHPKKKTFRAVFDCAATYQNQSLNKNLLQGPDLTNNLVGVLTRFRQEPVAFCCDIEGMFHQVRVNEEHRDLLRFLWWPNGDTAKEPQQYRMTVHLFGATSSLAVQILR; from the coding sequence ATGTTTGAACAGGATTTCGCAGATCACAAAGGCACGCCCGCCAAGAGTCTCTCAATGGACGACcgaaaattcttaaaaatagTCAAAGATGGTATTCACCGAACTGACGATGGTCACTATGAACTCCCTCTTCCACTCAGAGACGAAGCCATAAGCCTCCCAGACAACAAAGAAGTAGCGCTTCGACGACTGAACCAGTTAAAGAAACGATTTGCTAGCGACGAGCAATATCGAGAAGATTATGTTAAATTCATGAACGAAGTGATCAACAAGGGCTACGCCGAAGCAGTACCAGCCGAAAACGCGACCAACAGAGCCAAGAAAAACATATGGTACATACCACATCATGGATTGTATCATCCAAAGAAGAAGACGTTTAGAGCCGTTTTCGATTGCGCCGCGACTTACCAGAATCAGTCTCTGAACAAAAACCTGTTACAAGGACCAGACCTGACGAACAACCTGGTGGGAGTGCTGACAAGATTTCGTCAGGAGCCAGTCGCCTTCTGCTGCGACATTGAAGGCATGTTTCATCAGGTGCGAGTCAACGAAGAACACAGGGACTTGCTGCGTTTTCTCTGGTGGCCGAACGGCGATACAGCGAAAGAACCACAACAGTACAGGATGACAGTCCACCTATTTGGAGCCACATCCTCCCTGGCTGTGCAAATTTTGCGCTAA
- the LOC138012983 gene encoding uncharacterized protein — protein sequence MCDKGGFNLHKFVSNSKEVLKEIPGSDRADGARDIDLDLDSLPLRTYARSSVVRRDGLFSVPIVLQDKPCTRRGILSTISSIFDPLGFVSPLLLQGKSILQELYRQDLNWDDPIPDEIKAKWQRWRTELMQLESISIPRCFKPDNVDRVIRKELHHFSDASMEGYGQCSYLRLVNEDGRIHCAFVMGKSRVAPLKPVTIPRLELTAAVCSVRVSEQIHRELDYPVDQNFFWTDSKVVLGYIGNESRRFHVFVSNRVQEIQGSTSALSGST from the coding sequence ATGTGCGACAAAGGCGGTTTCAATCTACACAAGTTTGTGTCAAATAGTAAAGAGGTGTTAAAGGAAATTCCAGGGTCCGACAGAGCAGATGGCGCAAGGGATATAGACCTGGACCTCGACTCACTTCCCCTGAGAACGTACGCTCGGAGTTCAGTGGTGCGTCGAGACGGACTGTTTTCAGTTCCGATCGTTCTCCAGGACAAACCGTGTACCAGGCGAGGCATCTTATCCACCATCAGTTCCATCTTCGATCCTCTGGGTTTTGTTTCCCCACTCCTCCTACAAGGCAAGTCCATCCTACAGGAGCTGTATCGACAGGACTTAAACTGGGACGATCCCATCCCCGACGAAATCAAAGCCAAGTGGCAAAGATGGCGAACAGAACTGATGCAGCTGGAGAGCATATCGATCCCGCGGTGTTTCAAACCCGATAACGTTGATCGTGTGATCAGAAAGGAGTTGCATCATTTCTCAGATGCAAGCATGGAGGGTTACGGACAGTGTAGCTATTTGCGTCTTGTGAACGAAGACGGACGCATTCACTGCGCCTTCGTAATGGGCAAGTCCAGAGTGGCCCCCCTTAAGCCGGTGACTATACCTCGCCTAGAGCTAACTGCAGCCGTGTGCTCCGTCAGGGTAAGCGAGCAGATTCACCGAGAGCTCGATTACCCAGTCGATCAAAACTTCTTCTGGACCGATAGTAAAGTGGTTCTGGGCTACATCGGCAACGAAAGCAGGCGTTTCCACGTATTCGTATCGAACCGAGTCCAAGAGATTCAAGGCAGCACCAGCGCACTCAGTGGAAGCACGTGA